Proteins from one Candidatus Dependentiae bacterium genomic window:
- a CDS encoding F0F1 ATP synthase subunit epsilon → MKFTLISPTGSQVLEINWLEVETATGNFVIQPGHAPLIAPLAPNKEIQLSLEDGSTTIMTLAGGILEVNRDDITLLAYS, encoded by the coding sequence ATGAAATTTACTCTTATTTCTCCTACAGGATCACAAGTCCTTGAAATTAACTGGCTTGAAGTAGAAACGGCTACAGGTAATTTTGTTATACAGCCAGGTCATGCCCCGCTTATAGCACCTCTGGCACCTAACAAAGAAATTCAGCTAAGCCTTGAAGATGGTTCTACCACCATTATGACACTCGCTGGTGGCATTTTAGAGGTTAATCGAGACGATATTACCCTGTTGGCCTATTCATGA
- the atpD gene encoding F0F1 ATP synthase subunit beta, whose translation MISPESDNLQVSGATAQEPSTGTILRVSGTIIDVQFPREHSPDIFNELQVIIPAQQGNPERRASVEVAQQLGDGVVRCIALENIFGVSRDLVVIDTGGPIQVPVGPATLGRVFDVLGRPIDERGPVNNTLTMPIHREAPLFIEQRIENEIQETGIKVIDLMCPYLKGSKIGLFGGAGVGKTLLVTELIRNVAIEHKGVSVFTGVGERTREGNELWLDMQRFNVLDKAVLVFGQMGEMPGARLRVGLTGLTMAEYFRDSEKRDVLLFVDNIFRLVQAGSEVSAVLGRMPSAVGYQPTLASEMGAFQERITSTINGSITSIQAVYLPADDITDPAAATTFIHLDASTVLSRRLVELGIYPAVDPLESNSKGLDPHIVGQKHYTVARKVQSILQRYKELQDIIAILGIDELSEEDKQLVKRALRIQKFLTQPLHSAEFASGIPGRYVPKDKTVHDFERLVNGECDNLPEQAFYMVGTLEEAFSKAEKLTNEL comes from the coding sequence ATGATTTCACCAGAAAGTGATAACCTCCAAGTTTCAGGTGCAACAGCTCAAGAACCTAGTACAGGTACTATTTTACGTGTAAGCGGCACCATCATTGACGTACAGTTTCCCCGTGAACATTCACCCGATATATTTAATGAATTACAAGTTATTATTCCTGCACAACAGGGTAACCCAGAGCGCAGAGCAAGCGTAGAAGTTGCTCAACAGTTGGGCGACGGCGTAGTCCGCTGTATTGCTCTTGAAAATATTTTTGGCGTTAGCCGCGATTTGGTTGTAATCGATACAGGCGGCCCCATACAAGTACCTGTTGGTCCTGCAACATTAGGCCGCGTATTTGATGTTTTAGGCAGACCTATTGACGAACGTGGTCCTGTTAATAATACCCTTACTATGCCTATACATCGTGAAGCTCCTTTATTTATTGAGCAACGCATAGAAAACGAGATACAAGAGACCGGTATTAAAGTTATTGACCTTATGTGCCCTTATTTAAAAGGTTCAAAAATTGGCCTTTTTGGTGGAGCAGGCGTAGGTAAAACATTGCTTGTAACTGAGCTTATTCGTAACGTTGCCATTGAGCACAAAGGTGTATCTGTTTTTACCGGTGTTGGAGAGCGTACACGTGAAGGAAACGAGCTTTGGCTTGATATGCAACGTTTTAATGTACTTGATAAAGCAGTGCTTGTATTTGGCCAAATGGGAGAGATGCCCGGTGCCCGTTTACGTGTTGGCCTTACAGGACTTACTATGGCTGAATATTTTAGAGATAGCGAAAAGCGCGATGTACTGTTATTTGTAGATAATATATTTAGATTAGTGCAAGCAGGCTCAGAAGTATCAGCTGTTCTTGGCCGTATGCCTTCAGCGGTAGGGTATCAACCAACATTAGCTTCAGAAATGGGCGCCTTTCAAGAACGCATTACCAGCACTATTAACGGATCTATTACTTCCATTCAAGCAGTCTATTTACCTGCTGATGATATAACCGATCCGGCAGCAGCAACAACGTTTATTCATTTAGATGCAAGCACCGTACTTTCTCGTCGTTTAGTTGAGCTTGGTATTTATCCAGCAGTTGATCCACTGGAGTCTAATTCTAAAGGTCTCGATCCTCATATTGTGGGCCAAAAGCATTATACTGTAGCTCGTAAAGTACAATCTATTTTGCAACGGTACAAAGAGCTACAAGACATTATTGCTATCTTGGGTATCGATGAGCTTTCTGAAGAGGATAAGCAATTGGTTAAACGTGCTTTACGTATTCAAAAGTTTTTAACACAACCGCTCCATTCAGCTGAATTTGCTAGTGGCATTCCTGGACGCTATGTACCTAAAGATAAGACGGTACATGATTTTGAACGACTTGTTAATGGTGAATGCGATAACTTGCCTGAGCAAGCATTTTACATGGTTGGAACTTTAGAAGAAGCCTTTAGCAAAGCAGAAAAACTTACTAACGAATTATAA